A portion of the Achromobacter sp. MFA1 R4 genome contains these proteins:
- a CDS encoding enoyl-CoA hydratase — MQYATLAVERHDAVCRISLARESARNAQSQQMLDELDDALSRAEQDDAVRVVVLAGRGAHFSAGHDLKEAQAKRADFTVEERWEYESRRYYGYCLRIWDFPKPTVAQVQGACVAGGFMIANMCDLVVCSDTAYFSDPVGHTLAAAATEVLIHPWVMGLRKAKEMLYTGEKVDAQEALRIGMVNRVVPESELDAATLALAQRIAQAPPFGLRLIKRSLNRTADAQGFRTALSAHFDTHQLSHLSEEFQAVRQRGLAQAIQRNKDLPARDAGAPLAEEAPGDASPAGGNKGEPA; from the coding sequence ATGCAATACGCCACCCTGGCCGTCGAACGGCACGACGCGGTATGCCGCATCAGCCTGGCCCGCGAATCCGCGCGCAACGCGCAGAGCCAGCAGATGCTGGACGAATTGGACGACGCGCTGTCGCGGGCGGAGCAGGACGACGCCGTGCGGGTCGTCGTCCTGGCCGGCCGCGGCGCGCATTTTTCGGCCGGTCACGATTTAAAGGAAGCGCAGGCCAAACGGGCCGACTTCACGGTCGAAGAACGCTGGGAGTACGAATCCCGCCGCTATTACGGCTACTGCCTGCGCATATGGGATTTCCCCAAACCCACCGTGGCGCAGGTGCAGGGCGCCTGCGTGGCGGGCGGCTTCATGATCGCCAACATGTGCGACCTGGTGGTGTGTTCGGACACCGCGTACTTCTCCGATCCGGTGGGCCACACGCTGGCTGCCGCCGCCACGGAAGTGCTGATCCATCCGTGGGTGATGGGGCTGCGCAAGGCCAAGGAAATGCTCTACACCGGCGAAAAGGTCGATGCGCAGGAGGCCTTGCGCATCGGCATGGTGAACCGGGTCGTGCCCGAGTCGGAGCTTGACGCCGCGACGCTGGCGCTGGCGCAGCGCATCGCGCAGGCGCCGCCTTTCGGGCTGCGTCTGATCAAGCGGTCGCTCAATCGCACCGCCGACGCGCAGGGCTTTCGCACGGCGCTGTCGGCGCACTTCGACACGCATCAGTTGTCTCACCTGAGCGAAGAATTCCAGGCGGTTCGCCAGCGCGGCCTGGCGCAGGCGATTCAACGGAACAAGGATCTGCCCGCACGGGATGCGGGCGCGCCGCTCGCCGAGGAGGCGCCAGGCGACGCGAGCCCGGCCGGTGGCAACAAGGGCGAGCCCGCATGA
- a CDS encoding crotonase/enoyl-CoA hydratase family protein → MAELVQVEQSADGVVTLTLNDPATRNALTGSAMVDELLAEFARIERDDSVRVLIITAAGSVFSSGGNVKDMQRQIGPEVGSAALRQEYRHGIQRLPLALYALEVPTIAAVNGPAIGAGCDLACMCDVRIAAQEATFAESFVKLGIVPGDGGAWFLPRLIGQARAAEMSFTGDAIDAATALQWGLVSRVVPSGELLPAAHALAARMAANSPDAVRLTKRLLRESQHVRLDTLLELSAAYQALAHKTQAHADAVDQFIARRAARKPQG, encoded by the coding sequence ATGGCAGAGTTGGTACAGGTTGAACAGAGCGCCGACGGGGTGGTCACCCTGACCTTGAATGATCCGGCGACCCGCAACGCGCTCACGGGCAGCGCCATGGTCGATGAACTGCTGGCCGAATTCGCGCGCATCGAACGTGATGACTCGGTGCGCGTGCTGATCATCACCGCCGCGGGCAGCGTGTTTTCGTCGGGCGGGAACGTCAAGGACATGCAGCGGCAAATCGGCCCCGAGGTGGGCAGCGCGGCGCTGCGCCAGGAATACCGTCACGGCATCCAGCGCCTGCCGCTGGCGCTGTACGCGCTGGAGGTGCCGACCATCGCCGCGGTGAATGGCCCGGCCATCGGCGCGGGCTGCGACCTGGCGTGCATGTGCGATGTGCGCATCGCGGCGCAGGAGGCCACGTTTGCGGAAAGCTTCGTCAAGCTGGGCATCGTGCCGGGCGACGGCGGCGCCTGGTTCTTGCCGCGGCTGATCGGGCAGGCGCGCGCGGCGGAGATGTCCTTTACCGGCGACGCGATCGATGCGGCCACGGCGCTGCAATGGGGGCTTGTATCGCGCGTGGTGCCGTCAGGCGAGCTGCTGCCCGCCGCGCATGCGCTGGCGGCGCGCATGGCGGCCAATTCGCCGGACGCGGTGCGGCTGACCAAGCGGCTGCTGCGCGAAAGCCAGCATGTGCGGCTGGACACCTTGCTGGAACTGTCGGCGGCCTATCAGGCGCTGGCCCACAAGACGCAGGCGCACGCCGACGCCGTGGACCAGTTCATCGCGCGCCGCGCCGCGCGCAAGCCGCAAGGATGA
- a CDS encoding CaiB/BaiF CoA-transferase family protein translates to MGLNIGADLSQDPRGDLPLSGVRVLDLSRVLAGPWCTQTLADLGAEIWKIEAPGQGDDTRGWSPPDVDGESTYFMCANRSKASIAVNLKHPEGQRLVRELAREADVLVENYRLGALDAFGLGYEDLSALNPGLVYCSISGYGRTGPRADEPGYDFVIQAESGLMSITGEPGGAPMKLGVAITDLVTGMNGVQAILAALLARARSGRGQHIDLALLDGAVSVLANVGAGYLAAGHAPRRLGNAHPTVVPYQIFATRDGSFALAVGNDAQFARLCDLVGRPEWRDDPAYATSRARVLNRERLIPELERIFAGEDTAHWLRTVRAAGIPAGAVRSVGEALDAPEIAARGLVADTPDARHGTLRLLRSPLRLLGTPPREPAAPPRLGEHTDAVLARVLALDDAALDRLRAQGAIA, encoded by the coding sequence ATGGGCCTGAACATCGGCGCGGACCTGAGCCAGGACCCGCGCGGTGACCTGCCGCTGTCCGGCGTCCGCGTGCTGGACCTGAGCCGCGTGCTGGCCGGTCCCTGGTGCACCCAGACGCTGGCCGACCTGGGCGCGGAAATCTGGAAGATCGAAGCGCCCGGCCAGGGCGACGACACGCGCGGCTGGTCGCCGCCCGACGTCGACGGCGAATCCACCTACTTCATGTGCGCCAACCGCAGCAAGGCGTCGATCGCCGTCAACCTGAAGCACCCGGAAGGCCAGCGCCTCGTGCGCGAGCTGGCGCGCGAAGCCGACGTGCTCGTCGAGAACTACCGGCTCGGCGCCCTGGACGCCTTTGGCCTGGGCTATGAAGACCTGTCGGCGCTCAACCCGGGCCTCGTGTATTGCTCGATCAGCGGCTACGGCAGGACCGGACCGCGCGCGGACGAGCCGGGTTACGACTTCGTGATCCAGGCCGAAAGCGGACTGATGTCGATCACCGGCGAGCCGGGCGGCGCGCCGATGAAGCTGGGCGTGGCCATCACGGATCTCGTCACCGGCATGAATGGCGTGCAGGCGATCCTGGCCGCCCTGCTGGCGCGTGCGCGCAGCGGGCGCGGGCAGCACATCGACCTGGCGCTGCTGGACGGCGCGGTGTCCGTGCTGGCCAACGTCGGCGCGGGCTATCTGGCGGCGGGCCACGCGCCGCGCCGGCTGGGCAACGCGCACCCCACGGTCGTGCCCTACCAGATCTTCGCGACCCGCGACGGCTCGTTCGCCCTGGCGGTGGGCAACGATGCGCAGTTCGCCCGGCTTTGCGATCTGGTCGGCCGGCCGGAATGGCGCGACGATCCGGCCTATGCCACCAGCCGCGCGCGCGTGCTGAACCGCGAGCGGCTGATCCCCGAACTGGAGCGCATCTTCGCCGGCGAGGACACCGCGCATTGGCTGCGGACCGTGCGCGCGGCCGGCATTCCCGCCGGCGCGGTGCGCAGCGTGGGCGAGGCGCTGGATGCGCCCGAGATCGCCGCGCGCGGGCTGGTGGCCGACACGCCGGACGCCCGCCATGGCACGCTGCGCCTGCTGCGCTCGCCCCTGCGCCTGCTCGGCACGCC
- a CDS encoding acetate--CoA ligase family protein, with product MIARLDPLLNPRSIAMIGASSNPGRIGGMPLDLLTRFGFKGGIYPVNPKYQEVFGLRCWPDIEAVPDAVDLAVLAIGAADVTPMLRRCHAKGIRAAIVYAAGFAEAGGEGARLQDELEAFVAESGMAVAGPNCMGFANLNTQAHTAFASVFKTAPAQAGPGSVSLLTQSGNVCAAVYAIARRLGLPFSHFINTGNEACIDFSQYLEYLAADPQTQIVLGYIEQLRDGDRFVRACRELERQGKLLIALKAGATDKGAQAVQSHTSALAGDRRVYAAAFRQLNVIEAHDFAQMAHLASLATLRHRTAGKRVAVLTMSGALGAILADKFIGAGLALPDLPPDLQDILRGGIPDYGMVGNPVDVTGNVVNDPAFVRTVLQALATSAAIDAVVVYAPGYMLDRMADALAEASRQHRRLFVAIDTGLAQSRAALREAEVAVFEDLGQAVEALAPYLLWCAARGEKRQAALPAIKAASAPGLPCNEAQARAYVAACGLPEAAADVARSADEAVRAARHAGYPVALKVLSPDIAHKTEAGGVALNLADEQAVRGAYAQVTEAASRAQPDARIDGVLVQRMERGVAEIIVGATRDPVFGPVLTVGLGGVLTEIYQDTSHRLLPVDEDIALEMLRELKAFALLDGFRGKPRGDLAAACRSIVAVGNALLAAPAQVSQIEVNPLLIKEAGQGVAVLDALILPATP from the coding sequence ATGATCGCCCGCCTCGATCCTTTGCTGAACCCCCGCTCGATCGCCATGATCGGCGCCAGTTCCAACCCGGGCCGCATCGGCGGCATGCCATTGGACCTGCTGACCCGATTCGGCTTCAAGGGCGGCATCTATCCGGTCAATCCGAAGTACCAGGAAGTCTTCGGCCTGCGTTGCTGGCCCGACATCGAAGCCGTGCCCGACGCGGTGGATCTGGCGGTGCTGGCGATTGGCGCGGCCGACGTGACGCCCATGCTGCGGCGCTGCCACGCCAAGGGCATCCGCGCGGCCATCGTCTACGCCGCCGGCTTTGCCGAGGCCGGTGGCGAGGGCGCGCGCCTGCAGGACGAGCTGGAGGCCTTCGTGGCGGAAAGCGGCATGGCGGTGGCGGGGCCCAACTGCATGGGCTTTGCAAACCTGAACACGCAGGCCCACACCGCATTCGCCTCCGTCTTCAAGACCGCGCCTGCTCAGGCGGGGCCGGGGTCGGTCAGCCTGCTCACCCAGAGCGGCAACGTGTGCGCGGCGGTATATGCCATCGCCCGCCGGTTGGGGCTGCCGTTCTCCCACTTCATCAACACGGGCAACGAAGCCTGCATCGACTTTTCGCAATACCTGGAATACCTGGCGGCCGATCCGCAGACGCAGATCGTGCTGGGCTATATCGAACAACTGCGCGACGGCGACCGCTTCGTGCGCGCCTGCCGCGAGCTGGAGCGCCAGGGCAAGCTGCTGATCGCATTGAAGGCCGGGGCCACGGACAAGGGGGCGCAGGCCGTGCAGTCCCACACGTCGGCGCTGGCCGGCGACCGCCGGGTGTACGCGGCGGCTTTCCGCCAACTGAATGTCATCGAGGCCCACGATTTTGCGCAGATGGCGCACCTGGCCAGCCTGGCGACCCTGCGGCACCGCACGGCCGGCAAGCGCGTGGCGGTGCTGACGATGTCCGGCGCCCTGGGGGCGATCCTGGCGGACAAGTTCATCGGCGCCGGGCTGGCGCTGCCGGACCTGCCGCCCGATCTGCAGGACATTCTGCGCGGCGGCATTCCCGATTACGGCATGGTCGGCAATCCGGTGGACGTGACCGGCAATGTGGTCAACGATCCGGCCTTTGTGCGCACCGTGCTGCAGGCGCTGGCCACGTCCGCCGCCATTGACGCCGTCGTGGTGTACGCGCCCGGCTACATGCTGGACCGCATGGCCGATGCCTTGGCCGAGGCCTCGCGCCAGCATCGGCGACTTTTCGTCGCGATCGATACCGGCCTGGCGCAAAGCCGCGCCGCGCTGCGCGAGGCCGAGGTGGCGGTGTTCGAGGATCTGGGCCAGGCGGTCGAGGCGTTGGCGCCTTATCTGTTGTGGTGCGCCGCGCGCGGGGAAAAACGGCAGGCGGCCCTGCCCGCCATTAAGGCCGCGTCCGCGCCCGGCCTGCCGTGCAACGAAGCGCAGGCGCGTGCCTATGTGGCCGCCTGCGGCCTGCCCGAGGCCGCGGCCGACGTGGCGCGCAGCGCGGACGAGGCCGTGCGCGCCGCGCGCCACGCCGGATATCCGGTGGCGCTGAAGGTCCTGAGCCCCGACATCGCCCACAAGACCGAAGCGGGCGGCGTGGCGCTGAATCTGGCGGACGAGCAGGCGGTGCGCGGCGCGTATGCCCAGGTGACCGAGGCCGCGTCGCGCGCGCAGCCCGATGCGCGCATCGACGGCGTGCTGGTGCAGAGGATGGAACGCGGCGTCGCGGAGATCATCGTCGGCGCCACGCGCGACCCCGTCTTCGGCCCCGTGTTGACGGTGGGCCTGGGCGGCGTGCTGACCGAGATCTACCAGGACACCAGCCACCGCCTCTTGCCGGTGGACGAGGACATCGCCTTGGAGATGTTGCGGGAGCTCAAGGCGTTCGCGCTGCTGGATGGGTTCCGGGGCAAGCCCCGGGGCGATCTGGCGGCGGCCTGCAGAAGCATCGTGGCCGTCGGCAACGCCTTGCTCGCCGCGCCGGCGCAGGTGTCGCAGATAGAAGTGAATCCATTGCTGATCAAAGAGGCGGGGCAGGGCGTCGCGGTGCTGGACGCGCTGATCCTGCCCGCAACCCCGTAG
- a CDS encoding acyl-CoA dehydrogenase family protein, with the protein MDNIFGDAAERLFAQTCTPDVIRGAEQGRPQTAAWQACEDAGFADALVPEEQGGAGLGLADALPIVLAAGRHLCPYPIAHTLLARAWLARARRPQASGAIALAPHGLAIDGQRIAGLSVPWARCADYVLAGIDGQAWLLPMQAARAEPDGVHGSLDAQVSWARADAERIDGAAPLDTLAAAACAGLIAGAMDRVLTMTLDYANQRAQFGKPIGRFQAVQQQISVMAEQVWAARMAAQLAFQGEDGLPRPLLAALGKARASQAVPPVADIAHAVHGAIGVTEEYDLQLYTRRLRAWRLAAGSESHWHERIGADVLASNADALTYLRTALTAKEAQ; encoded by the coding sequence ATGGACAACATCTTTGGCGACGCCGCCGAACGCCTCTTCGCCCAGACCTGCACGCCGGACGTGATCCGCGGCGCCGAGCAGGGCCGGCCGCAGACCGCCGCCTGGCAGGCCTGCGAGGACGCCGGCTTCGCGGATGCGCTGGTGCCTGAGGAACAGGGCGGCGCCGGACTGGGCCTGGCCGACGCCCTGCCCATCGTGCTGGCGGCCGGCCGGCACCTGTGCCCCTACCCCATCGCCCACACCCTGCTGGCCCGCGCCTGGCTCGCCCGCGCGCGGCGGCCGCAGGCGTCGGGCGCCATCGCGCTCGCCCCGCACGGCCTCGCGATCGACGGCCAGCGCATCGCCGGCCTCAGCGTGCCCTGGGCACGCTGCGCCGATTACGTGCTGGCCGGCATCGATGGCCAGGCCTGGCTGCTGCCCATGCAGGCGGCGCGCGCGGAGCCCGACGGGGTGCACGGCAGCCTGGACGCGCAGGTTTCCTGGGCGCGGGCCGATGCCGAGCGCATCGACGGCGCCGCGCCGCTGGACACGCTGGCGGCGGCCGCCTGCGCGGGCCTCATCGCCGGCGCCATGGACCGGGTGCTGACGATGACGCTGGACTACGCCAACCAGCGCGCCCAGTTCGGCAAGCCCATCGGACGCTTCCAGGCGGTGCAGCAACAGATCAGCGTCATGGCCGAACAGGTGTGGGCCGCGCGCATGGCGGCGCAGTTGGCCTTCCAGGGCGAGGACGGCCTGCCGCGCCCCCTGCTCGCCGCGCTGGGCAAGGCCCGCGCCAGCCAGGCCGTGCCGCCGGTCGCCGACATCGCGCACGCCGTGCACGGCGCCATCGGCGTCACCGAGGAATACGACTTGCAGCTTTACACGCGCCGGTTGCGTGCATGGCGTCTTGCGGCCGGATCGGAATCCCATTGGCACGAACGCATCGGCGCCGATGTCCTGGCCAGCAACGCGGACGCGCTGACCTACCTGCGCACGGCGCTGACCGCCAAGGAAGCGCAATGA
- a CDS encoding acetyl-CoA C-acyltransferase family protein produces the protein MNEVIVASAVRTAIGDFGGALKDVPPCDLGATVIKAALERAGVSGDEVGHVAVGHVINTEPRDMYLSRVAAMNAGISKETPAFNVNRLCGSGLQAIVSAAQTIMLGDAEIAVGAGAESMSRAPYIAPAQRWGARMGDSVMLDMMTGALSDPFGKMHMGVTAENVAARFGINRQDQDAMAAESHRRAAAAIDAGHFRDQIVPVKIKSRKGEIVFDTDEHVRRDVTVDTLATLKPVFQKENGSVTAGNASGLNDGAGALVLMNASVAAKRGVKPLARLVAYAHAGVDPDIMGIGPVPATQAALKRAGLTVDQLDVIEANEAFAAQACAVSRELKLDPAKVNPNGSGIGLGHPIGATGAIIATKALHELQRVGGRYALVTMCIGGGQGIAAIFERI, from the coding sequence ATGAATGAAGTCATCGTTGCTTCGGCCGTCCGCACCGCCATCGGCGATTTCGGGGGCGCGCTCAAAGACGTGCCGCCCTGCGATCTGGGCGCCACCGTCATCAAGGCCGCGCTCGAGCGCGCGGGCGTCTCGGGCGATGAGGTGGGCCACGTCGCCGTCGGCCACGTCATCAACACCGAGCCGCGCGACATGTACCTGTCGCGCGTGGCCGCCATGAATGCCGGCATCTCCAAGGAAACCCCCGCCTTCAACGTCAACCGCCTGTGCGGCTCGGGGCTGCAGGCCATCGTGTCCGCGGCGCAGACGATCATGCTGGGCGACGCCGAGATCGCGGTGGGCGCGGGCGCCGAAAGCATGAGCCGCGCGCCGTACATCGCGCCGGCCCAGCGCTGGGGCGCGCGGATGGGCGACAGCGTCATGCTGGACATGATGACTGGCGCGCTGTCCGATCCGTTCGGCAAGATGCACATGGGCGTCACGGCCGAGAACGTGGCGGCGCGTTTCGGCATCAATCGCCAGGACCAGGACGCCATGGCCGCCGAATCGCATCGCCGTGCCGCCGCGGCGATCGACGCGGGCCACTTCCGCGACCAGATCGTGCCGGTCAAGATCAAGTCGCGCAAGGGCGAGATCGTGTTCGACACCGACGAGCACGTGCGCCGCGACGTCACGGTCGACACCCTGGCCACCCTCAAGCCCGTGTTCCAGAAGGAAAACGGCTCGGTCACGGCAGGCAACGCCTCCGGGCTGAACGACGGCGCGGGCGCGCTGGTCCTGATGAACGCGTCGGTGGCGGCCAAGCGCGGCGTCAAGCCGCTGGCGCGCCTGGTGGCTTACGCGCATGCGGGCGTGGATCCCGACATCATGGGCATCGGCCCCGTGCCGGCCACGCAGGCCGCGCTCAAGCGGGCCGGCCTGACCGTCGACCAGCTTGACGTCATCGAAGCCAACGAGGCATTCGCCGCGCAGGCGTGCGCCGTGTCGCGTGAACTGAAGCTGGATCCGGCCAAGGTGAACCCCAACGGCAGCGGCATCGGCCTGGGCCATCCGATCGGCGCCACCGGCGCCATCATTGCCACCAAGGCCCTGCACGAGCTGCAGCGCGTGGGCGGGCGCTATGCGCTGGTGACCATGTGCATCGGCGGCGGCCAGGGCATCGCCGCGATCTTCGAGCGGATCTGA
- a CDS encoding acyl-CoA dehydrogenase family protein, which yields MIDTLELTAIPPEDEALRAEVRAFLADTLDGLEPDERARSWMGFDAGFSRQLAERGWLGLTLPREYGGAARGHFARFVLSEELLGAGAPVSAHWIADRQSAPLILKYGTPAQKDFYLPRICAAQAFFCIGMSEPGSGSDLASIRTRATSVSGGWRLNGSKIWTTNAHRSHYMIALVRTSGTADDRHQGLSQVIVDLSLPGVSVRPIEDLAGDAHFSEVFFDDVALAPDALIGEEGAGWAQVNAELAFERSGPERLYSSIALLECWLAHCREAEADAADRAALGSILSQMAVLRAMSLAVAGKLAAGLSPATEASLVKDLGTELEQAIPRLIGDTLGRHPQRPVPLPLLRTLAYLDQVAPTFSLRGGTREILRGIIARGLGLR from the coding sequence ATGATCGATACGCTGGAACTCACCGCCATTCCCCCCGAGGACGAAGCCTTGCGCGCCGAGGTGCGCGCCTTCCTGGCCGATACGCTGGACGGCCTGGAACCCGACGAACGCGCCCGCTCCTGGATGGGCTTCGACGCGGGCTTCAGCCGCCAGCTTGCCGAGCGCGGCTGGCTGGGCCTGACGCTGCCGCGCGAATACGGCGGCGCGGCGCGCGGCCACTTCGCGCGCTTCGTGCTGTCCGAGGAACTGCTGGGCGCGGGCGCCCCCGTGTCCGCCCACTGGATCGCCGACCGCCAGAGCGCGCCGCTCATCCTGAAATACGGCACGCCCGCGCAAAAGGATTTCTACCTGCCGCGCATCTGCGCCGCGCAGGCGTTCTTCTGCATCGGCATGAGCGAACCGGGCTCCGGCTCGGACCTGGCCAGCATCCGCACGCGGGCCACGTCCGTGTCCGGCGGCTGGCGCCTGAACGGCAGCAAGATCTGGACCACCAACGCGCACCGCTCCCACTACATGATCGCGCTCGTGCGCACGTCGGGCACCGCCGACGACCGGCACCAGGGCCTGTCGCAGGTCATCGTGGACCTGTCGCTGCCCGGCGTGTCGGTGCGCCCGATCGAGGACCTGGCGGGCGACGCGCATTTTTCCGAAGTCTTTTTCGACGATGTCGCGCTGGCCCCCGATGCGCTCATCGGCGAGGAAGGCGCGGGCTGGGCGCAGGTCAATGCGGAGCTGGCCTTTGAACGCAGCGGACCCGAGCGCCTGTACTCCAGCATCGCGCTGCTGGAATGCTGGCTGGCGCACTGCCGCGAGGCCGAGGCCGACGCCGCCGACCGCGCCGCGCTGGGCAGCATCCTGTCGCAGATGGCGGTGCTGCGCGCCATGTCGCTGGCGGTGGCGGGCAAGCTGGCGGCCGGCCTCAGCCCCGCCACGGAAGCCTCGCTGGTGAAGGACCTGGGCACCGAACTGGAACAGGCCATCCCCCGCCTCATCGGCGATACGCTGGGGCGGCATCCGCAGCGGCCCGTACCCTTGCCGCTCTTGCGCACGCTGGCATACCTGGACCAGGTGGCGCCGACGTTCTCGCTGCGCGGGGGCACCCGTGAAATCCTGCGCGGCATCATCGCCCGCGGCCTTGGCCTTCGATAA
- a CDS encoding tripartite tricarboxylate transporter substrate binding protein — MNKVIRLAALAGAVWLAQPATVAQAAYPDKPIRLIVSFPPGSGTDSNARYVARKMEEKLGVAVTVENRPGGNSFIAAQAVATAPADGYTLLLASNSPVATNAAMYKNLPYDPVKDFAPVARLGYGAMALAVKSDAPYQSVKDLVEAARQRPGVLNYGSGSASYQIATELFLSMGGVKANHVPYRGAAPALTDLAGGQVDFVFADYGAVIPFVQSGRMRLLAVTGDSRLKSSPDTPTLQESGFPGYYMVNWTAAFAPAQTPAPIIDTLADTLLDIYRTPDAAEFLARTNWEVFPVGPKELGEFQRQEIRKWDEAAQRAGIPKQ, encoded by the coding sequence ATGAACAAGGTGATACGCCTGGCGGCGCTGGCAGGCGCCGTGTGGCTGGCGCAGCCCGCAACAGTGGCGCAGGCCGCCTACCCCGACAAGCCGATCCGGCTGATCGTGTCGTTCCCGCCGGGCAGCGGGACGGACAGCAACGCGCGCTACGTGGCCAGGAAGATGGAGGAAAAGCTGGGCGTGGCGGTCACGGTGGAGAACCGGCCCGGCGGCAACAGCTTCATCGCCGCGCAGGCCGTGGCCACGGCGCCGGCCGACGGCTACACGCTGCTGCTGGCCAGCAATTCGCCGGTGGCCACGAACGCCGCCATGTACAAGAACCTGCCCTACGACCCGGTCAAGGATTTCGCGCCCGTGGCGCGGCTGGGCTATGGCGCGATGGCGCTGGCGGTGAAGTCCGACGCGCCCTACCAGTCGGTGAAGGACCTGGTCGAGGCCGCCCGCCAGCGGCCGGGGGTGTTGAACTATGGCAGCGGCAGCGCCTCGTACCAGATCGCCACGGAGCTGTTCCTGTCGATGGGCGGCGTCAAGGCCAACCACGTGCCGTATCGGGGTGCTGCGCCCGCGCTGACCGACCTGGCGGGCGGGCAGGTGGATTTCGTGTTCGCGGACTATGGCGCCGTGATCCCCTTCGTGCAGAGCGGGCGCATGCGGCTGCTGGCCGTCACCGGGGACAGCCGGCTGAAAAGTTCGCCCGACACGCCGACCTTGCAGGAATCGGGCTTTCCGGGCTACTACATGGTGAACTGGACGGCCGCCTTCGCGCCGGCCCAAACGCCCGCGCCCATCATCGATACGCTGGCCGACACCTTGCTGGATATCTATCGCACCCCCGACGCCGCCGAGTTCCTGGCGCGCACCAACTGGGAGGTGTTTCCGGTGGGCCCGAAGGAGCTGGGCGAGTTCCAGCGCCAGGAGATCCGCAAATGGGACGAGGCCGCCCAGCGCGCCGGCATCCCGAAACAGTGA
- a CDS encoding IclR family transcriptional regulator has translation MRRALGLLRVLAQHQEDGIDLQGVMAATGLERSTAHRLLSCLLEEQFAERDRATRRYRLGVDSMQLGFAALRRTPLLDALRPFAQKLARLSGDTVFLVIRQGDYALCLLREAGSFPVKVFTIDQGERRLLGVGAGGLALMAALPDEEIAALYARHAASYAHIRVSSPALMKAVRQTRSAGYSEIVDTITPGVSGVGVAFPVSELTWVAFSFGAISSRLDAPRRAQMGALLHAECQAWAKDYLGQDAQ, from the coding sequence ATGCGGCGCGCGCTTGGCCTGTTGCGTGTGCTGGCGCAGCACCAGGAAGACGGCATCGATCTGCAGGGCGTCATGGCGGCCACCGGCCTGGAACGCTCCACCGCCCACCGCCTGCTGAGCTGCCTTCTGGAAGAGCAGTTCGCGGAACGCGACCGCGCCACCCGCCGTTATCGGCTGGGCGTGGATTCGATGCAATTGGGATTTGCCGCCTTGCGGCGCACGCCGCTGCTGGACGCCCTGCGTCCGTTCGCGCAAAAACTCGCGCGTCTTTCCGGCGATACCGTGTTCCTCGTGATCCGCCAGGGCGATTACGCGCTGTGCCTGCTGCGCGAGGCCGGATCGTTCCCGGTCAAGGTCTTTACCATCGACCAGGGCGAGCGCCGGCTGCTCGGCGTGGGCGCGGGCGGGCTGGCGCTGATGGCGGCCCTGCCGGATGAAGAGATCGCCGCGCTCTACGCACGGCATGCGGCCAGCTACGCACACATCCGCGTCTCCAGCCCGGCGCTGATGAAGGCGGTGCGGCAGACCCGCAGCGCAGGCTACTCGGAGATCGTGGACACCATCACGCCGGGTGTGTCTGGCGTGGGCGTGGCGTTTCCGGTGTCGGAGCTGACCTGGGTCGCGTTCAGTTTCGGCGCGATCAGCAGCCGGCTCGACGCCCCGCGGCGGGCGCAGATGGGCGCCTTGCTGCACGCCGAATGCCAGGCCTGGGCCAAGGACTACCTGGGCCAGGACGCCCAATGA